GACGCCGGACTCGACGAGGCCACCGGCCAGCGCTCGCGCCATCGCGCCGCAGCCGAGGAAGCCCACGCGTCGACCTTCGAGGTCGGGGTTCGCCATCTCTGTCCATCCTCCGATTGGGCCGCACCCACGGTCCCGCTACGCCTGGGCCCGCTCTCCGAAGAGCGCGGTGCCGACGCGCACGAGGGTAGCGCCCTCCTCGACGGCGACCTCGAGATCGGCGGACATGCCCATCGAGAGCGTGTCGAGAGTCGCGTCCGGCCTTTCGGTCGCGAGCCGATCGCGGAGCTCCCGAAGGCGCCGGAAGACCGGTCGAGCCTCCTCCGGATCGGCGCTGGCCGCGGGCACGGTCATGAGCCCGCGGAGTCGGAGCGACTCGCACGCTTCGACCCGATCGATCAGGGCAGGCAGCTCGTCCGCCTCGCAGCCCCCTTTCTGCGGCTCGCCGCAGAGGGAGACCTGGAGCAACACGTCGAGCACGCGGCCCTCGTTCTCGACGCGTCGCGCGAGGGTGTCGACGAGCGCGACGCGGTCGACGCTCTCGATCGCATCGAAGAGGCGCGCCGCGAGTCCAGCCTTGTTGCGCTGGAGCCGGCCGACCATGCGCCACTCGAGCCGGATGCCTTCCGCGGCGGGATCGCCGGCCAGTGCGGATTCGATCTCCGGGCGGATCTCGCGCGCCTCCTGGATGTAGCTCTGACCGAGGACGTGCACGCCGGCGGCGATGGCCGACAGGATGCGCGGGGTCGGCTGTTTCTTGGCGACACCGACGAGCGTCACTTCCGCCGGATCACGGCCCGCGCGCTCCGCCGCCCCACGGATCCGCTCGAGAACGGCGGCCCGACGAGCGCGTCCTTCCTCGAGCACGGTCGCGTCGAGGGTCGAGATCCGCACCGCGCTCATCGACCCAGCACCTCGTCGGACACGCCCGCTTCCGAGAGCAGCGCGAGGGATTCTTCGAGGGGCAGGCCGATCACGTTCGTGCGACTGCCGCGGACACCGACCACGAAGCGCGCGCCTTCGCCCTGGAGCGCGTAGCCGCCGGCCTTGTCGAGGGACTCGCCGACGGCGACGTACTCCTCGACCTCGGCGCGCGTGGCCGGACGCATCTCGACGTGGCTCGTCACGACCGTCGTCCACGGTCCCCGTCCGTCGGTCCAGGCGACGGCGACGCCGGTCATCACGCGGTGGGTCGTGCCGACGAGGCGCGACACCAGCTCGACGGCATGGGCCGCGTCGCGCGGCTTGCCGAGCACGGACTTCCCCGCGACCACGATCGTGTCGGCACCGAGGACCGGGCAGGGCGGGACGTCGTCCCTTCGCCCGGCGACGTCCAGACACTTCTCCTGCGCGAGCCGGACCACGAGGTCCTCGGGCGTCTCGCCGTCGCGGGTCTTCTCGTCGATTCCCGACACGTCGACTCGGAAATGGAGGCCCGCCTCACCCAGGATCTGGGAGCGCCGGGGCGAGCCGCTCGCGAGGATCAGGCGCGCAGCGGTGGCGTCTTCGGGGGTCGGATTCGGGTTCGGCACGCGGGCGAGGTACCGGATGGGCGCGGGCCTCGTCAAGCCGACCCATCGCGCTGGGCGCCGGCTCGCCGGACCGCGCCGTTTCTTGCGGACGCGAGGGCCCTCGACTACGTTCCGGCGCTCTTTCCCAACGGCGCCCAAGCTGTTGAAATCCAAACCGTTTTCGTTTTCGCCGCGCGGGGCCGAGGGGCCCGATGCGAAGCCACGTCCCCCGCAAGGGAGGGCCCAGGTACGGGCGGACGCAGACCGGAAGGTTCAGGAAGCAAGCGATGGCTCAGATCGTGATCGCCAACTACCTCGGGAGTGGACGG
Above is a genomic segment from bacterium containing:
- a CDS encoding YggS family pyridoxal phosphate-dependent enzyme — encoded protein: MSAVRISTLDATVLEEGRARRAAVLERIRGAAERAGRDPAEVTLVGVAKKQPTPRILSAIAAGVHVLGQSYIQEAREIRPEIESALAGDPAAEGIRLEWRMVGRLQRNKAGLAARLFDAIESVDRVALVDTLARRVENEGRVLDVLLQVSLCGEPQKGGCEADELPALIDRVEACESLRLRGLMTVPAASADPEEARPVFRRLRELRDRLATERPDATLDTLSMGMSADLEVAVEEGATLVRVGTALFGERAQA
- a CDS encoding Maf family protein, which produces MPNPNPTPEDATAARLILASGSPRRSQILGEAGLHFRVDVSGIDEKTRDGETPEDLVVRLAQEKCLDVAGRRDDVPPCPVLGADTIVVAGKSVLGKPRDAAHAVELVSRLVGTTHRVMTGVAVAWTDGRGPWTTVVTSHVEMRPATRAEVEEYVAVGESLDKAGGYALQGEGARFVVGVRGSRTNVIGLPLEESLALLSEAGVSDEVLGR